A window of Pseudoliparis swirei isolate HS2019 ecotype Mariana Trench chromosome 13, NWPU_hadal_v1, whole genome shotgun sequence genomic DNA:
aactccgtgattaacgttggtggttatcgaggcgtcatcgtttacaaatacaaactgagatcgatctgataaataggatttaaaccaaagtagtgccgtgcctgaaatgccaatcgactgctccagtctctgtaacaggatgtcatggtcaatggtgtcgaatgcagcactaaggtctaacaagaccaggacagaggtcctttatctgctgccattaagaggtcatttgtaattttcaccagtgccgtctcggtgctgtggtgttttctaaatcctgattgaaatttctcaaataaactattatgatgtagaaagtacTGAtttccactttctcaaggatcttggagaggaaagggaggttagagatcggtctgtagttagccaacacctctggatccagagtgggcttcttcagcctgttagcagagacacattgataatatctaatgatggggtccaagagacaggtaggaagtagaaaccgttgacgataattggtcacggttgatggtagAAATATACACCAGgacatacagcggtttccaaggccattccacttgaggacagattggcactggttatgggcaagagaatattaatcttgtccctaatagttaaaatcttttcattaaagaagttcataaagtcattaccactgaggtttatttgttttatttttctattactgatgagtaataggctgctctttcttgagattagttatgcgttcaagctttcgtgacattgcttcagtttgcgggtctgagggttataccaggagcaaacctcctcttcctcactgtcttcttcttcagagggctacagtgtcattctcaaggagcctgtggcactgtcaacaagatgatcaatctgggacggactaaagttagaccaggagtcctctgttatattgagacgtggtatcgaatcaaatacagaaggaatctttaaatttagctacagcactgtcagttagacatctggtgtagaaacgtataaattcaaaagttatgaggttgtggtctgacagtaagaacaagatcaagcgtgtggccaaaactgtgagtgggtttctgtacaacaaggagatgaatgcagcactaaggcaatcattatcaacatccacatggatattaaaatctccaacaataataactttatcggttttaagaaccaaacttgatataaattctgagaattcagatataaactctgaatatggacctggtagccggtacagaatcacaaatcgaattggctgtagtgttttccaggttggatgtgaaagactaagaacaaggctttcaaatgaggtgtagtgtaattttggttgaggattaattaataggctcgattcaaagatggctgctactccacctcctcgactggtgcctcgaggaatgtgagtattaatatgacttggagagtcgattcattcaggcagacatattcttcatggctcagccaggtttcagttaggcaacataaatcaatgtgattatctgatattaaatcatttagtaacacagctttagatgacagagatcgaatatttaggagaccacatttaatagtcctgttttgttgcactgctgaaataatggtgttaacttgtataaggttattgtatacgatctgcttacttttgatttatttaattagttacccatatatacatatatatacatttatatgctacatatatacatatataaatatacgtttacatatatatttgtaacacGTAGATCATCATTATTAGTCATTATTATTAGTCATCCAATTtggagaaaaggaagaggaagagtcggaggaggaagcagagagagagtcagataaACAGGAAATCGATCAGGCAGAAATACACTGACAGAGAACAGAAATCCATCCTCAAACAACAAATAATACAGAACACACTCAGTCATTGGATTATAAAACTCTCTCACTGGTAtccaattctttttttaaaaagcctctgACTTCACAGACAACCAAAACAAtgtgcctgtctctttaagaaactAGAAACAGGAAATAACTGACAGCAAAGTTATTTCCTGCAAGCAAGCAGATCTTCGTCATTGTTTCTCCTCTacagaccaacacacacacagaggtaagTAGCCATTACTGAGCTAAACTATCACTATTAACACATAAGAAGTACAGTCTATGTCGTGTGGGTGTCGTAGTTTTTACCAATTCTATCAAATTTTGTTGGGAAATgtatctaaaaaaaaagtgttgccCGGTTGGAGAAATAATCTAAACACaaagttatttttattaatctttCATATCACATGTTCTTCCTCAGCTTTGCTCTTTGTTATGGACAAATATTCAAAAAGTAGTACGATTATTATTTGCAACTGCTGTTTCTGAGGTCAAGAGTGAACTTTGTTCATGTGAATCTATTAACTTCCTgatctgtttttctttgtttgtgtttcaggaATGGCTTCCGGCAACAGTCTTTTATCTGAGGAGCAGCTTCTTTGTCCGATCTGCCTGGATGTGTTCAATCGGCCAGTTTCCACACCATGCGGACACAACTTCTGCTTGTCCTGTATCACGGCCTACTGGGACGACATCCCAGTCAGCCAGTGTCCCGTCTGTAAGGAATCCTTTGAGAGGAGGCCCGACCTCAAGGTCAACACTTTCATCTCCCAGCTCACGTCGCAGTTCATGTCGCTTCAATTGACCGACGCTCACGGACGGCAGCCTCGCTGTGGTGGAGCGGTGCTGTGTGACATCTGTACCGACAGCCGGAGAGAGGCTCTCAGATCCTGTCTGGAGTGTTTAACTTCCTACTGCGACGTCCACCTCGAGCCCCATCACAGAGCTGCCGGCCTGAAGAGACACACGCTGGTGGAGCCCACGGCGAGCCTGGAGGACAGGATCTGCAAGGAGCACAGCCGGCTGCTGACGGTGTTCTGCAAGAACGACGAGGTTCTGCTGTGTGACGTCTGCGCCGGTTCGCGCCACGCGAACCACGACGTTGTGTACGCGCTGCATTTGTACAAAGAGAGGAAGGCTCTGCTGGAGGACACCGAGGTTCAAGTGCAGCAGATGATCCAGGAACGGGTGCAGAAGGTCCGAGACGTGACAGTGACGGTAGAACGAAGCAAGACGGAAACCAAAGAGGTGATCGCCAGCGGCGTGCAGGACTTGGCGACGCTGGTCTCTGAGATCCAGAAGAGCCAGACGGAGCTCGTGAAGGTGATCGAGGAGAAGCAGAAAGCGGCGGAAGAACGAGCGGCCGGGTTGATTCGCGGCGTGGAGAGAGAGATCAGCGAGCTGCAGGAGACGACCACCAAGCTGAGGGAGCTGAAACAGACCGAAGACCCACTTGCGTTCCTCCACTGCTCCTCAAACCCATCCCTCCTACCACGCACGATGGACTTGTCCACAGTCAGCTTTAATGGGCAAGTGGAAATGCGCCACATACAAAAAGTGTTGAGCAACTCGGTCTCTCAACTGCGAATGTTGCTGAAAAAATTGAGCACAGACATTCAAAATGTCTCCGACGGCTCTGACGTGTCTGACAGCGCGACGCTGAGACGTGTGCAGCAGTACGAGGTGGACGTCGTGCTGGACGCTGAGACCGCTCACCCTCGGCTCATCTTATCTGACGACAGGAAACAGGTGAGATACATGACGAGTTCAGGCATCAAAGGAAGCCAGAACCCCAAAATGTTCACTTCAAAGTTCGCAGTTCTGGGCCAGAGAGGCTTCTCGGCGCGTCGGTTTTACTTCGAGGTCTTCGTGGGCGGGAAGACGGAGTGGATTCTGGGCGTGGCCGCGGCGTCCATCCAGAGGAGGGGTGCGCCTGCGCAAATATCTCACTGTGGACTTTGGGATATCCAGTTCGTAAAGGATAAGTTTAAAACCTTCACTTCTCCAAACTTGCCGGCACTCTTCGGGAAAGTGGAGCGGGTCGGCGTGTTTGTGGATTATGAAGGAGGGCAGATCTCTTTCTACGACGTGAAGACCTCAACTCTCATTTACTCCTTTACCGAGTGCGGCTTTACTGAAAAACTGCATCCGTACTTCAACCCTTGTGACAATGAACACGGTTCAAATTTGGGGCCGATGATAATCGTTCCTGTCCATCGTACCGAGTGAACGGAAGTTTTAAGAGGAATCAGTGATCGTGATATTTACTGAATGAATTAATCTAGTGCAGATTGGTAGATAAACTACGACAGTACAGCTGCCATGTGTGCACCTTATCACATTGTGAATAAGTGAGGTGGTGGTGGTTCCAGTTGGTTTGGTTGcagaaaatatttattttttatttttttacaggaaACATGTAATTTCTGGGTAGGATGTTTGATAAATTAATTTGTGGTTTTTCTGGTGGACAGTTATTCATCAAACATGATACAATACTTGATTAAAATTCACCAACATGCCTCTTAGTTCAACACTTTTTTCTCCTTGGTCGTATCAATACACATGTGGCGCTAACTTTAAGAATTATTTTGTCAATAAAGTAACAAAACATTCAACAGTCCAAAATCTATAATATCAAATTCTCACATTTGAAACAAGCAAATGTCATTTTTGCTTGAAAATGTATGATAAACTGACATTCAGTCACGTATGTTGAAGACGAGGGGGACATTAACTCAGGGTCCAGTGCTTGGAAGTGAGCCATGTTACAGCTCATAACAGCCTTTTCTCTCTAAAGACATGTGAATGTTTATGCTGTTTTGGTTTCTatgataacatcaaatgtaTTCTATTGTGTTTTGtcactttcttctctttttaaagCTGTATTTCTTCTGTAATGGTAATAACAGTTATATAGTCAGCttgattacattttaataaagtaaaaaagtgTAACTAAACCAGGCTACATTTTCACTTCCATCTTCAGAGAAAAGAACGAAATTTTATAATGTCTCTCTTTTATATTAAATTCCCCTCCTTCACGACCGTTAACGtccgcctcctccctcgtcATGTGTGCCTCATTCATGTTCTTTCATTCCTCTCAACACCCGCACTgttcacaaccacacacacacacacacacacacactcgcagctAACACCCTCCTCATTGCCACGACAACGGTACTCTGCCCATCGCCATGGGAACACTCAGTCTCCCTGCTACCCATAATCCATTTCCCAGCCACAATGAGTATTTGACACGGTTCACACTCGGAGGCTCcctgtgtggggggtgggggggtatgTGTGGAAATTGCATCTTTcgccacaaaacacacacattttaataaatatggGAAAATTGCTTCTGTTTTTCCCGGCGTAACCTGTTTTTTTGTAATACAATATTGTGCAACAAAGGGAAGCTGGAGGCAAACGTTGCAACAGAGAAACATCTTGTGCAACATTTGCTGAATTTTCATACTTGCTATCCATGCGCCAATCTTTGAGCCTTGAGGTGGTTTCCACATTCACTGTTTTAGCAGAGAGGTGAGCGGTGTGTTTGTCATTGCACAACATGTTCTGTCAATGTGTGCACGGCTGTCAAAGCGCAGACGTTTCTGCGATGGAAATGAGcctacggaggaggaggagttcctcGCCCCACCCCCCAACATGGCCTCCACTCCTCTCGGGGATGTAGgggaaggaagagaaaagagggaaataaaatgCAGAAAGCTGCAGGCTGCAGGGAAGAAGAGAGGTAAGAGCTAGTGTGAGAGCGGTGCTGAGGCAGGTGGATACAGAGAGTGGAGAAGAGGCGTCAACGGAGGGATTTATGACGTCTGAGTCAGAATGTGGGTTAAAATGCACAGTACAGGATGGGAGCGATGGTGTCGGAGGAGTACAGACGGGAGGAGATTGCTGTGTTCAGAGTATCACCTCCCACTCACCTGAGTTCTGCACCTCGTTTAAGTAACTGTCCTCAGCCACCAcctgcagacaggaagacagaagaCCAGAATGACAGAATTCAGCTCATTATTTAAGACGtgaggtaaaaaaacaaacgccGACGAACAGCAAAGACAGACTGTTAACAGGGCAGGGGGTTAATTTGCAGATTATCTCAGAAACCTTGGTGGAAATACGTTAAGCACCGGGCCCAGAACATGAATttatggagagaaaagaggcCTCAGCCGCGGTGAAGCTGCTTTCTTCTTGAATGTGAAATGCTCTCAGGTCAAAGACAGAAGAAAAGGCTGAACACTGAGGAGCATTTTCCCAATTGActtgcttttgtgaatgagtttATTAATTAACAGCAGGAGGCATCAGTCAAATAAATCTAACAGGTACAAGCCACCCAGATGTCAGAGTGTAAACACCAACACTGATATTACTTCACAGTTACAGAAAATATCTGACGGAAGAGAAGTCGTTTTATATTTTCAGAAATCAGGTGACAATACAAAGCAGTGGGGCACCTTgcagaagaggagagaacacacacgcacacacacgcacacacacacacacacacacacacacacacacacacacacacacacactgctgccgcTGTGAGGGCAGAGAAATACGACACATTTCACCTTCACACAGGTGAGTTTTGCTCTTCAGACCGacaacacacctacacacacacacacacacacacacacacacatgcacacgtgtgAAACACCCGTTGCAGTGTGTCTCTCCGCTCGGCTTAATGACATTACAGGaacaggtgacatgtggtagcGAACACGGCCGCTGATATCTCCGTTCATATCAATCACACGGCTCGATTACAGCGGTAATCAGTCCCGACGCTCCCACAGCTGCGTCcagtgcaaacacacaccaacacacactgggGCAGGTGTGTGGGACTGCAGAGGTGGACGAGACGAAATGAAGAAGCAAGACGTCTGATACATGCGGAATAGAAAAGTGATGCTTATCGTCCAACCTGTTTCGTGCTAAATGACCAAAAGCGGTGTTGACCTGACTGGTTGGTTCAGATTTTATTTGTTTCAGCTGAGTTTCCTCTTTTATGATTTGGGCACCATGTCTGGATTTAACCGGAAAGAGCCTCAAACCCGTAGAACTATTTACTAACGGTAAagtgctttaacccttgtgttgccttagggtcattttgacccgaatcaatattacaccctccccccgcctttgggtcattttgacccgattcaatgtttcaccctcctgttacctttatatttactaacatattttaccctttgggttcaatttgacgccagcaattaaaacctccagaaaattattagaattaatattgttttccaagtttaagtgtgaggcactttatgtttgtttgttgactaccgaaagaacaccgacattaaacattgaatggggtcaaattaatcctaaattggggggagggtgtaatattgattcgggtcaaaatgaccctaaggcaacacaagggttaagttgaGGTTTCATATCATCCATCAAACATGTTAGCTTCACAACATGTTCTCATGCTGATATTAGAAGAATACAGTGTAATTTCCAGAAGACAGCGTTGGTGTATTTGCATAAAGACAAATGTATACAGCAGATACAGCAGGTGCTCTGTGACGGTGGGCTGGCAGTTGTTCAAGATTATCCTCTCACGATGAAGGACAGCATCAGTCTTTCCAACAGGTGCACCAAGACGGGACATATGTTTGAAGAAACCCTGTAGTGGCCATAGTCACCGTGTCGGGGGGCGTGAGCATGTGACGCTATAGAGGCTCTTCAGAGAGACTCGCGGGCTCTAAAAGCACAGCCGGCAGTTGACAAAGCACAGGGAAgcttacaaagacacacagcgagagagagagagagagagagagagagagagagagaccctctcTCCACCATACTATTACATAAATAACTGCAATATTTAAGCTCTGAATATCATATGTGGCCAAAGTGCTTATTTGAACCAACCCAacatccttttttaaatgtgaccaAACCTTTTCTGAGCCTAATCCTAATCAAACCTAAACCATAGTGTTTTAGATTAAAAGTGATGTGTGAAGGTTTGTGAAGGCACAGACATATTCTGAAGGACATGGACAATGTATTTGATTTGAAGGACTGCTTGGCTAAAATGTGGTAAGGATCTGTGCACATTTATTTCGATGTGTTCCTTGCACATGTGCATTGGCATGCGGAGCCCTCAGTGCATGGGACCCCAGGAGATCCGGCCACGAGGGCAACTTCATCTTACAACTACCACGAACAGTTTTAACACGGAGCTATCTTCAGACTTTGGATCTAAATACAAATACGTTCATAGGAGGTGATTCATAGTTTGGAGATTCCAGATTGGTGGATTTCCACAGTTTGGTTTCCTTTCTATTTACTTGAGAACATCGTTgatgttttgttaaaatgttGTGTAGCCTCTTTCTGCATTCAGTCTCCTGCTGATGAAAAGACGTGTCTAATGAAGTTGAAATGAAAAAGCTGAAACTCATCTGCACTGTGCTATGTGTGCTACATGCACGGCTGCTTCCAGTGTAAGGGGGTCTAATTAAATCCTGCACATACTCCACTAATGACTTCTCTACGGCTCATATGCCGCACATTAGCTCAGCACACATGTTACCATACAACATAGCATcacataaaataaattatttggATTATTAATGGTTGATTTAGCATTAATGTGTTGTTCTGCGACTGTAATATACAAAATAAGGACTTTAAAACAATGTGGACGTCTAAATGATTGCACTTGACCAGCTGTGACTCATGGGTGCTCTGACCCACATCGGACAACACCTGCTTCACTAGTTTTAGGATCCAACATGTCTGAGCAGACGGTCCAGTGCAGGGTTCATTCACAGCGCCACCTTGGCACAGGAGCCACGGACGGGTTCCTCTTGGTATCCCGCCGAGGTggctggaggacgaggagga
This region includes:
- the LOC130203683 gene encoding E3 ubiquitin-protein ligase TRIM39-like, which translates into the protein MASGNSLLSEEQLLCPICLDVFNRPVSTPCGHNFCLSCITAYWDDIPVSQCPVCKESFERRPDLKVNTFISQLTSQFMSLQLTDAHGRQPRCGGAVLCDICTDSRREALRSCLECLTSYCDVHLEPHHRAAGLKRHTLVEPTASLEDRICKEHSRLLTVFCKNDEVLLCDVCAGSRHANHDVVYALHLYKERKALLEDTEVQVQQMIQERVQKVRDVTVTVERSKTETKEVIASGVQDLATLVSEIQKSQTELVKVIEEKQKAAEERAAGLIRGVEREISELQETTTKLRELKQTEDPLAFLHCSSNPSLLPRTMDLSTVSFNGQVEMRHIQKVLSNSVSQLRMLLKKLSTDIQNVSDGSDVSDSATLRRVQQYEVDVVLDAETAHPRLILSDDRKQVRYMTSSGIKGSQNPKMFTSKFAVLGQRGFSARRFYFEVFVGGKTEWILGVAAASIQRRGAPAQISHCGLWDIQFVKDKFKTFTSPNLPALFGKVERVGVFVDYEGGQISFYDVKTSTLIYSFTECGFTEKLHPYFNPCDNEHGSNLGPMIIVPVHRTE